In Candidatus Methylomirabilota bacterium, a single window of DNA contains:
- a CDS encoding acyl-CoA dehydrogenase, with the protein MRLDLTDEQQMIQSMAREFAESEIKPIAEEIDRDGRFPHETVKRMGELGLLGIAVPEAWGGSGADTVSYVVALVEIARHCASHAVVMSVNNSLFCDPVLKFGSDAQRERFLRPFAAGHQIGCFALTEPQAGSDARNQHTLATRDGDHYVLNGRKAFVTNGREAAAALVFAQTDRALGHRGIAAFLIEKGTPGFLVPKTEDKLGLRASDTAEFVFEDCRVPVANRLGQEGQGFGIALSALDAGRIGIAAQAVGIAEGAWARAVAYARERRAFGVPIGQHQMVQWMLADMTTAIEGARLLTLRAATLKDRGQPFRPAAAMAKLFAAETAMKVTTDAVQVHGGYGFIREYQVERHFRDAKITQIYEGTSQIQKLVIARAVLGEPA; encoded by the coding sequence ATGCGGTTGGACCTGACGGACGAGCAGCAGATGATCCAGTCGATGGCGCGGGAGTTCGCCGAGAGCGAGATCAAGCCCATCGCCGAGGAGATCGATCGGGACGGGCGCTTCCCCCACGAGACGGTCAAGCGCATGGGCGAGCTCGGTCTGCTCGGCATCGCGGTGCCCGAGGCCTGGGGCGGCAGCGGGGCCGACACCGTCTCCTACGTCGTCGCGCTGGTCGAGATTGCCAGGCACTGCGCTTCGCACGCCGTCGTCATGTCGGTCAACAACTCGCTCTTCTGCGACCCCGTGCTGAAGTTCGGCTCGGATGCGCAGCGGGAGCGCTTTCTCCGGCCGTTCGCGGCCGGGCACCAGATCGGCTGCTTCGCCCTGACCGAGCCGCAGGCCGGCTCCGACGCCCGGAACCAGCACACCCTGGCCACGCGCGACGGCGATCACTACGTCCTCAACGGTCGGAAGGCGTTCGTCACGAACGGTCGCGAGGCGGCCGCCGCCCTGGTCTTCGCCCAGACGGATCGCGCCCTGGGCCACCGCGGCATCGCGGCCTTCCTGATCGAGAAGGGCACGCCGGGCTTCCTCGTGCCCAAGACCGAGGACAAGCTGGGGCTGCGCGCGTCCGACACCGCGGAGTTCGTGTTCGAGGATTGCCGGGTGCCGGTGGCCAATCGCCTGGGCCAGGAGGGCCAGGGCTTCGGGATCGCGCTCAGCGCGCTCGACGCCGGCCGCATCGGCATCGCCGCGCAGGCGGTGGGTATCGCCGAGGGCGCCTGGGCGCGCGCGGTGGCCTACGCGCGCGAGCGTCGGGCCTTCGGCGTGCCGATCGGCCAGCACCAGATGGTGCAATGGATGCTGGCCGACATGACGACGGCCATCGAAGGCGCGCGCCTGTTGACGCTGCGGGCGGCCACGCTCAAGGACCGGGGCCAGCCCTTCCGGCCCGCGGCGGCCATGGCCAAGCTCTTCGCCGCGGAGACGGCGATGAAGGTCACCACCGACGCCGTCCAGGTCCACGGCGGGTACGGGTTCATCCGGGAGTACCAGGTGGAGCGGCATTTCCGCGACGCCAAGATCACGCAGATCTACGAGGGCACATCGCAGATCCAGAAGCTGGTGATCGCGCGCGCGGTCTTGGGGGAGCCAGCATGA
- a CDS encoding methylmalonyl-CoA mutase family protein — protein MSEQERWRDETYEAFRRRSPERPGRFETLSGLPVRPLYGPEDLRDWSYADKLGYPGEYPFTRGVYPTMYRGRLWTMRMFAGFGRPEDTNARFKYLLEQGQTGLSTAFDMPALMGYDADHPRAQGEVGKEGVSISTLDDFERLFADIPLGEVTTSMTINCTASVALAMYLTVADKQGVAWDRVGGTMQNDMLKEFIAQKEWICPPEPAVRIVTDMIEFTSRYVPRFNPVSISGYHIREAGATAVQELAFTLADGLAYVEAARNRGLDVDSFAPRLSFFFDIHNDFFEEVAKLRAARRMWARFMKERYGATRPESMRLRTHTQTAGVSATAQQPLNNVARVALQALAAVLGGAQSLHTNSYDETWALPTEDAVTVALRTQQIIAEETGVPHTIDPLGGSYYLESLTDQMEAAALEYIRKIDALGGMVRAIDHGFPQKEIADAAYRYQLMEDRGEKVTVGVNKYVMSEEKPITYLRIDEQVEVEQVARVRRFKASRDMTRVERRLKQVAEACRNGQNLMPVLVDAVKDYASLGEISDVYRQVFGLYREPIIF, from the coding sequence ATGAGCGAGCAGGAGCGTTGGCGCGACGAGACGTACGAGGCGTTCCGGCGGCGCTCCCCCGAGCGTCCGGGGCGCTTCGAGACGCTCTCCGGTCTTCCGGTACGTCCGCTGTACGGGCCGGAGGATCTGCGGGACTGGTCGTACGCCGACAAGCTCGGATATCCGGGCGAGTATCCCTTCACCCGCGGCGTCTATCCGACGATGTACCGGGGGCGCCTGTGGACGATGCGGATGTTCGCCGGGTTCGGACGCCCGGAGGACACCAACGCCCGCTTCAAGTACCTGCTCGAGCAGGGGCAGACGGGGCTGTCGACGGCCTTCGACATGCCGGCGCTCATGGGCTACGACGCCGACCATCCTCGCGCCCAGGGCGAGGTCGGTAAGGAAGGCGTGTCCATCTCCACGCTGGACGACTTCGAGCGCCTGTTCGCCGACATCCCGCTCGGCGAGGTGACGACGTCGATGACCATCAACTGCACGGCGTCGGTGGCGCTGGCCATGTACCTGACCGTGGCCGACAAGCAGGGCGTGGCCTGGGATCGGGTCGGCGGCACGATGCAGAACGACATGCTCAAGGAGTTCATCGCCCAGAAGGAGTGGATCTGCCCGCCCGAGCCGGCCGTGCGGATCGTCACGGACATGATCGAGTTCACGTCGCGGTACGTCCCGCGCTTCAACCCGGTGTCGATCTCCGGCTATCACATCCGCGAGGCCGGGGCCACGGCGGTGCAGGAGCTGGCCTTCACCCTGGCCGATGGCCTGGCCTACGTGGAAGCGGCACGCAACCGGGGCCTCGACGTCGACAGCTTCGCGCCGCGGCTGAGCTTCTTCTTCGACATCCACAACGACTTCTTCGAGGAGGTTGCCAAGCTGCGAGCGGCGCGCCGGATGTGGGCCCGCTTCATGAAGGAGCGCTACGGCGCCACCAGGCCGGAGTCGATGCGGCTGCGTACGCACACGCAGACCGCGGGGGTCTCCGCCACTGCCCAGCAGCCGCTGAACAACGTCGCCCGGGTCGCCCTGCAGGCCCTGGCCGCCGTGCTGGGCGGGGCCCAGTCGCTGCACACGAACTCCTACGACGAGACGTGGGCGCTGCCCACGGAGGACGCGGTCACCGTCGCCCTGCGCACCCAGCAGATCATCGCCGAGGAGACGGGGGTCCCTCACACCATCGATCCGCTGGGCGGATCCTACTATCTGGAGTCGCTCACCGACCAGATGGAAGCGGCGGCGCTGGAGTACATCCGGAAGATCGACGCCCTGGGCGGGATGGTGCGGGCCATCGACCACGGCTTTCCGCAGAAGGAGATCGCCGACGCCGCCTACCGGTACCAGCTCATGGAGGACCGCGGCGAGAAGGTGACGGTGGGCGTCAACAAGTACGTGATGTCCGAGGAGAAGCCGATCACGTACCTACGCATCGACGAGCAGGTCGAGGTGGAGCAGGTCGCCCGGGTGCGGCGCTTCAAGGCCAGCCGCGACATGACCCGGGTGGAGCGGCGCCTCAAGCAGGTGGCGGAGGCGTGCCGCAACGGACAGAACCTCATGCCCGTGCTCGTGGATGCCGTGAAGGACTACGCGAGCCTGGGCGAGATCTCCGACGTCTACCGGCAGGTGTTCGGCCTGTACCGGGAGCCGATCATTTTTTAG
- a CDS encoding branched-chain amino acid aminotransferase translates to MSDAIRITRAATKKAKPKDAELGFGSVFTDHMFVMDFQEEKGWYDPRIAPYGPFNLDPATAVLHYGQGLFEGLKAFRGRDGKIRLFRPHQHVARLNRTAERMCIPALDSEMVLKSWMTLVDLDRDWVPSREGTSLYIRPTVIASEPFLGVRPAKEYLCFVILSPVGAYYPEGINPVKIKVIDNYVRAVPGGLGEAKTAANYAASLYAAEEAKHEGFTQVLWLDGVHRKYIEEVGTMNLMLKIGDEVITPPLAGTILAGVTRDSVLTLLGQWGVRVSERPISIDEVVNAARTNTLKEVWGTGTAAVISPVGELAYRGERIVVGGGRIGELTQRLYDAIVGIQYGTAPDTHGWTVEV, encoded by the coding sequence ATGAGTGACGCGATCCGGATCACCAGGGCGGCCACGAAGAAGGCCAAGCCGAAGGACGCCGAGCTCGGCTTCGGCTCCGTCTTCACCGACCACATGTTCGTGATGGACTTTCAGGAGGAGAAGGGCTGGTACGACCCCCGGATCGCGCCGTACGGACCGTTCAACCTGGACCCGGCGACCGCGGTGCTGCACTACGGCCAGGGACTGTTCGAGGGTCTCAAGGCCTTCCGCGGCCGGGATGGCAAGATCCGGCTCTTCCGCCCCCACCAGCACGTGGCCCGGCTGAACCGCACGGCCGAGCGCATGTGCATCCCGGCCCTCGACTCCGAGATGGTCCTGAAGTCCTGGATGACGCTGGTCGACCTCGATCGGGACTGGGTGCCCTCGCGGGAGGGCACGTCCCTGTACATCCGTCCGACCGTGATCGCCAGCGAGCCCTTCCTTGGCGTGCGGCCGGCCAAGGAGTACCTGTGCTTCGTCATCCTGTCGCCGGTCGGGGCCTACTATCCCGAAGGCATCAATCCCGTCAAGATCAAGGTCATCGACAACTACGTGCGGGCGGTGCCGGGCGGTCTGGGCGAAGCCAAGACCGCGGCGAACTACGCGGCCAGCCTGTATGCGGCCGAAGAGGCCAAGCACGAGGGCTTCACCCAGGTGCTGTGGCTGGACGGCGTGCACCGCAAGTACATCGAGGAAGTGGGCACCATGAACCTCATGCTGAAGATCGGCGACGAGGTCATCACCCCGCCGCTGGCCGGCACCATCCTGGCCGGCGTTACGCGCGATTCGGTGCTCACGCTGCTCGGCCAGTGGGGCGTGCGGGTCTCCGAGCGCCCGATCTCCATCGACGAGGTCGTCAACGCCGCCCGCACGAACACTCTCAAAGAGGTGTGGGGCACCGGCACCGCCGCCGTCATCTCGCCGGTGGGGGAGCTCGCCTACCGCGGCGAGCGCATCGTCGTGGGCGGCGGCAGGATCGGGGAGCTCACGCAGCGTCTGTACGACGCGATCGTGGGCATCCAGTACGGCACCGCGCCCGACACGCACGGCTGGACGGTCGAAGTCTGA
- a CDS encoding HIT family protein: protein MTDCVFCKIRDGQIPSMRVYEDERTICFMDINPLNPGHCLVVSRAHAPTIFDADEADLKAAIVTARRVAIALREAVKPDGLNLLQANGAAAFQSVPHFHLHLLPRWINDGKGFDWKLVPGDRAQVMAMADKIRSAVAKSSEGASTAPSETSPRSGAGQARARTGDS from the coding sequence ATGACTGACTGCGTCTTCTGCAAGATCCGGGACGGCCAGATTCCCTCGATGCGCGTGTACGAGGACGAGCGGACCATCTGCTTCATGGACATCAACCCGCTGAACCCTGGGCACTGTCTCGTCGTGAGCCGGGCGCACGCGCCCACCATCTTCGACGCCGACGAAGCCGATCTGAAAGCCGCGATCGTCACGGCCAGGCGCGTGGCCATCGCCCTGCGCGAGGCCGTGAAGCCGGACGGCCTCAACCTGTTGCAGGCCAACGGGGCGGCCGCGTTTCAGTCGGTGCCGCACTTTCACCTCCACCTGCTCCCTCGCTGGATCAACGACGGCAAAGGGTTCGATTGGAAGCTCGTGCCGGGGGACCGGGCGCAGGTCATGGCGATGGCCGACAAGATCCGCTCCGCCGTGGCGAAATCTTCGGAGGGGGCCTCGACGGCCCCCTCCGAGACCTCCCCCAGGAGTGGCGCGGGCCAAGCCCGCGCTCGAACGGGCGATTCGTGA
- a CDS encoding cobalamin B12-binding domain-containing protein, translating to MSERRIRVVVAKPGLDGHDRGAKVVARALRDAGFEVIYTGLHQTPEQVVATAVQEDADAIGLSVLSGAHNHLFKRVLELLREKGAEDIVVFGGGIIPPEDVAALKALGVKELFGPGTTTQEIVRFVRENVRTAV from the coding sequence GTGAGCGAGCGCCGAATTCGAGTAGTCGTGGCCAAGCCCGGTCTGGATGGGCACGACCGGGGGGCGAAGGTGGTGGCCCGGGCGCTGCGGGATGCCGGCTTCGAGGTGATCTACACCGGGCTGCATCAGACGCCGGAGCAGGTCGTCGCCACCGCCGTGCAGGAAGACGCGGACGCGATCGGGCTGAGCGTGCTCTCGGGCGCCCACAATCATCTGTTCAAGCGGGTGCTGGAGCTCCTCAGGGAGAAGGGCGCCGAGGACATCGTCGTCTTCGGCGGGGGCATCATCCCGCCCGAGGACGTCGCCGCGCTGAAGGCCCTCGGCGTCAAAGAGCTCTTCGGTCCCGGTACGACGACCCAGGAGATCGTCCGCTTCGTTCGGGAAAACGTCCGCACGGCGGTGTGA
- a CDS encoding acyl-CoA dehydrogenase family protein, with the protein MDFELTAEQQAVRDVAHQFAEAELGSQMVPYDERHEFPHAIIGKLGELGFLGALVPPEYGGAGLDYVSYALVVEELNRGDASVGITMWAHNSLCTNHLLTFGSTEQKARYLPRLARGELLGAWGLTEPGSGSDAAALRTRAEWREGRWVLNGSKAFITNASVGGVAVIMARSEPEEGARGISAFVLEKGVPGFSAGRPYRKLGLHASDTAELVLEDVRLPAEALIGARGRGFAQALQILEGGRIAMAAMGVGIAQAALDHAVRYMKQRTAFGRTLAEFNGLQGMVADMATDIEVARLLTLRAAWLKDQGRPAMHAAAMAKLFASETAMRAATRAVQIHGGAGYITEFPVERIFRDAKLTEIGEGTSEIQRMVIAREVLQLG; encoded by the coding sequence GTGGATTTCGAGCTCACCGCCGAGCAGCAGGCCGTCCGGGACGTGGCCCACCAGTTCGCCGAGGCCGAGCTGGGATCGCAGATGGTGCCCTACGACGAGCGTCACGAGTTTCCCCACGCCATCATCGGCAAGCTGGGCGAGCTCGGGTTCCTGGGCGCGCTGGTGCCGCCGGAGTACGGGGGCGCCGGGCTGGATTACGTCTCCTACGCGCTCGTGGTCGAGGAGCTGAACCGGGGTGACGCCTCGGTCGGCATCACCATGTGGGCTCACAACTCGCTGTGCACCAACCATCTGCTGACGTTCGGCTCGACCGAGCAGAAGGCCCGCTACCTGCCGCGTCTGGCTCGCGGGGAGCTGCTGGGCGCCTGGGGCCTCACCGAGCCGGGTTCGGGCTCGGACGCGGCGGCCCTGCGCACCCGGGCCGAGTGGCGCGAGGGACGCTGGGTGCTGAACGGCAGCAAGGCCTTCATCACCAACGCCAGCGTGGGCGGCGTGGCGGTCATCATGGCCCGCAGCGAGCCCGAGGAGGGCGCCCGGGGGATCTCGGCGTTCGTGCTGGAGAAAGGCGTGCCAGGCTTTTCCGCCGGCCGGCCCTATCGCAAGCTCGGCCTGCACGCCTCCGACACCGCCGAGCTCGTGCTGGAGGACGTCCGTCTGCCGGCCGAGGCGCTCATCGGCGCGCGCGGCCGGGGCTTCGCGCAAGCGCTGCAGATCCTGGAGGGCGGGCGCATCGCCATGGCCGCCATGGGCGTGGGCATCGCCCAGGCCGCGCTCGACCACGCCGTCCGGTACATGAAGCAGCGGACGGCCTTCGGCCGCACGCTGGCCGAGTTCAACGGGCTGCAGGGCATGGTCGCCGACATGGCCACCGACATCGAGGTCGCGCGGTTGCTCACGCTGCGGGCCGCCTGGCTCAAGGATCAGGGACGCCCGGCCATGCACGCCGCGGCCATGGCCAAGCTATTCGCCTCCGAGACGGCCATGCGGGCTGCGACGCGAGCCGTGCAGATCCACGGCGGCGCCGGCTACATTACGGAGTTCCCGGTCGAGCGGATCTTCCGCGACGCCAAGCTGACCGAGATCGGTGAGGGCACCTCCGAGATTCAGCGGATGGTCATCGCGCGCGAGGTCTTGCAGCTCGGCTGA